One window of Amyelois transitella isolate CPQ chromosome 7, ilAmyTran1.1, whole genome shotgun sequence genomic DNA carries:
- the LOC106133686 gene encoding uncharacterized protein LOC106133686 — MDNTSFEPMDVDVSASSTALMDVSYDESQVSSVEVKEKKPTPAYSVKVYHLVKKTDKNSYNKSHFVVSLIVIISLSIFTYQFLNINCSGELDSHYLKEKLYKRVYGQYTAVTDIVNAIDNESRTKILFFYGGTGVGKTYTISLLLESKWNYTNVYHYTMPSFVSTFTTELMIGLTMCNTAVFVVDDLIPADLIHIKSHITEIVQKNNEMNKKIIVIMVFNCDNSDGDYIRKCDAAFYKEIENSFNNVNAFKQYVKFEELSEQHLKKCIEDELGERLDAVRFKNILQNFNVSVDGCKGVNKKIKMLSSL; from the coding sequence ATGgataacacaagttttgaacCTATGGATGTTGATGTAAGTGCTAGTTCAACTGCATTAATGGACGTTTCGTATGATGAGTCTCAGGTTTCTTCAGTGGaagttaaagaaaaaaaaccaaCACCAGCATACAGTGTAAAGGTATATCACTTAGTGAAGAAAACTGATAAAAATTCTTACAACAAATCACATTTTGTTGTATCACTCATTGTGATCATATCATTGTCTATATTCacttatcaatttttaaatataaattgtagcGGTGAGTTAGATTCCCATTATCTAAAggaaaaactttataaaagaGTTTATGGGCAATATACGGCTGTGACTGATATTGTTAATGCAATTGATAATGAATCTAGaacaaaaatcttatttttttatggaggCACTGGTGTTGGAAAAACTTACACTATATCATTATTGCTAGAAAGTAAGTGGAACTATACAAATGTTTACCATTATACCATGCCTAGTTTTGTATCTACTTTTACAACAGAATTGATGATTGGCTTGACAATGTGTAATACAGCTGTATTTGTGGTTGATGATCTAATACCAGCTGATCTGATACATATAAAATCCCACATTACAGAAATTGTTCAAAAGaataatgaaatgaataagaaaattattgttataatggTTTTTAATTGTGATAACTCAGATGGAGATTATATAAGAAAGTGTGATGCtgctttttataaagaaattgaaaatagTTTCAACAATGTTAATGCTTTCAAACAATATGTGAAATTTGAAGAACTCTCTGAACAACATTTGAAGAAATGCATTGAAGATGAATTGGGTGAAAGACTAGATGCGGTCagatttaagaatattttgcaaaatttcaatgtaTCTGTGGATGGATGTAAAGGagtaaacaagaaaataaaaatgttaagtagTTTATGA
- the LOC106133668 gene encoding calcium/calmodulin-dependent protein kinase type II alpha chain, which yields MANPNRESVSTRFSDNYDLKEELGKGAFSIVRRAVQKSTGYEFAAKIINTKKLSARDFQKLEREARICRKLQHPNIVRLHDSIQEEHFHYLVFDLVTGGELFEDIVAREFYSEADASHCIQQILESVHHCHHNGVVHRDLKPENLLLASKAKGAAVKLADFGLAIEVQGDQQAWFGFAGTPGYLSPEVLKKEPYGKPVDIWACGVILYILLVGYPPFWDEDQHRLYGQIKAGAYDYPSPEWDTVTPEAKSLINQMLTVNPSKRITASEALKHPWICHRERVASVMHRQETVDCLKKFNARRKLKGAILTTMLATRNFSGKSMVNKKGDGSQVKESTDSSTTLEDDDLDKDKKGVDRACTVISKEHDDEGLSKADSFHKARGDSNASLRRAEVIKITEVLIDAINNGDYETYSKLCDPNVTAFDPDALGNLVEGVEFHKFFIDNTPSHVKTNTTILNPRVHLLGDDVAVIAYICVTQSVDAEGRRATHQSQETRIWHKRHNKWTAIHFHRS from the coding sequence ATGGCTAACCCAAATCGCGAAAGTGTAAGCACACGTTTTTCTGATAATTATGATTTGAAAGAAGAATTAGGAAAAGGAGCGTTTTCTATAGTGAGGCGAGCTGTTCAAAAATCGACTGGATACGAGTTCGCtgccaaaataataaatactaaaaaactCTCGGCCAgagattttcaaaaattggaAAGAGAGGCTCGGATTTGTCGAAAGTTACAACATCCTAATATTGTAAGACTGCATGATTCCATTCAAGAGGAACATTTTCATTATCTTGTTTTTGATTTGGTGACTGGCGGGGAATTATTCGAAGATATTGTAGCACGAGAGTTTTACTCTGAAGCTGACGCGTCGCATTGTATACAACAAATTTTAGAATCCGTACATCACTGCCATCACAATGGAGTAGTGCATAGAGATTTAAAGCCTGAAAATCTTTTACTGGCAAGTAAAGCTAAAGGAGCTGCAGTAAAACTCGCAGATTTCGGTTTAGCCATTGAAGTTCAAGGTGATCAGCAAGCATGGTTTGGATTTGCTGGTACCCCGGGATATTTATCACCTGAAGTTCTTAAAAAGGAACCCTATGGAAAGCCAGTAGATATCTGGGCATGCGGagtaatattatacattttacttgtCGGTTATCCTCCGTTTTGGGATGAAGATCAACACAGACTGTACGGACAAATAAAAGCTGGTGCCTATGATTATCCGTCACCTGAATGGGATACTGTCACGCCTGAGGCAAAAAGTTTGATAAACCAAATGCTAACTGTTAATCCAAGCAAGAGAATAACTGCATCTGAAGCATTGAAACATCCATGGATTTGCCACCGCGAGCGTGTTGCTTCTGTAATGCATAGGCAAGAAACTGTGGATTGCTTAAAGAAATTCAATGCACGTCGTAAACTTAAAGGTGCAATTTTGACTACAATGCTTGCCACTCGTAACTTTTCGGGAAAATCTATGGTAAATAAGAAAGGAGATGGATCGCAAGTAAAAGAATCAACTGATAGCAGTACTACTCTGGAAGATGACGATTtggataaagataaaaaaggtGTGGATAGAGCTTGCACTGTTATTTCGAAAGAACATGATGATGAAGGACTTTCTAAAGCAGACTCATTTCATAAAGCTCGTGGAGACAGCAACGCTTCCTTGCGTCGCGCAGAGGTAATCAAAATCACGGAAGTTCTAATTGATGCTATTAACAATGGGGATTACGAAACATATTCCAAACTATGTGACCCGAATGTTACTGCATTTGATCCCGATGCTCTAGGCAATCTCGTAGAGGGAGTAGAATTCCACAAATTCTTCATTGATAATACTCCTTCCCATGTTAAAACTAACACAACCATCTTAAATCCTAGAGTACATCTTCTTGGAGATGATGTTGCTGTTATAGCGTATATCTGCGTAACACAAAGTGTAGATGCTGAAGGTAGACGAGCCACCCATCAGTCACAAGAGACACGTATATGGCATAAACGCCATAACAAGTGGACAGCAATACATTTCCATCGCTCCTAA